A region from the Desulfomarina profundi genome encodes:
- a CDS encoding corrinoid protein — translation MVDLKEITQTLLELDEPKMLQLINKALESGTPADEILNDGLIAGMDIVGQKMENGDMFIPEVLMAAQAMSKGVEVIKHLLADDASSSKGTVVIGTVQGDLHDIGKNLVAMMMESAGLTVHNVGVDVSPDKFIELIKETNANILCLSALLTTTMPMMKQTIDALSESGLRAQVKVMVGGAPVTQEFANVIGADAFAPDAGSAAKRAKELVH, via the coding sequence ATGGTTGATTTAAAAGAAATTACTCAGACACTGCTGGAGCTAGATGAACCCAAAATGCTTCAATTGATTAACAAAGCCTTGGAGAGCGGTACTCCAGCAGATGAAATACTCAATGATGGACTTATTGCCGGGATGGATATTGTCGGTCAAAAAATGGAAAATGGCGATATGTTCATCCCGGAGGTTCTTATGGCTGCTCAAGCAATGAGCAAAGGGGTTGAGGTTATCAAACATCTTTTGGCAGATGATGCGAGCTCCTCTAAAGGGACTGTTGTTATTGGAACTGTACAAGGCGATCTTCATGATATTGGTAAGAACCTTGTGGCAATGATGATGGAAAGTGCTGGTCTGACAGTTCATAATGTCGGTGTTGATGTAAGCCCTGATAAATTCATTGAACTCATTAAAGAAACAAATGCCAATATTCTTTGCCTCTCCGCCTTGCTTACGACCACTATGCCTATGATGAAACAGACCATTGACGCATTATCAGAAAGTGGGCTTCGGGCTCAGGTAAAGGTGATGGTTGGTGGAGCCCCTGTCACACAGGAATTCGCAAATGTGATTGGTGCCGATGCGTTCGCTCCCGATGCAGGTTCTGCTGCTAAAAGGGCCAAGGAACTTGTTCATTAA
- a CDS encoding ArnT family glycosyltransferase: MFRYRISENWQWACFAIMLSIIAVYSRPLIPIDETRYLSVAWEMWQNGDFLVPRINGLPYSHKPPLFFWCIHFVWLIFGVGEWSARLVSPFFGLCSIAMTVRLAKFLWPGNKDIHLATPFILMGTFIWSLYSSLTMFDTLLTFLSLLALNCLLLAVNRKSIFPWLGFSVAIGLGILAKGPVILLYVLPVSFLAPFWHREEKSFWLRWYGCIFLSLTVGIGIALCWVIPAARAGGEEYRQAILFSQTAGRIVKSFAHARPFYWYIILLPLLLFPWFLWWPAWKGWRSISIDTSTRFCICAILPSFFLLSCVSGKQIHYILPVLPLAALLLSRHAVAAAQHSSWHRMPIIVFFLLLALAFFIVPVYLYMVETGK, from the coding sequence ATGTTCAGATATAGAATATCAGAAAACTGGCAATGGGCATGTTTTGCAATCATGCTCTCTATCATTGCCGTTTATTCAAGACCATTGATCCCCATTGATGAAACAAGATATCTTTCCGTAGCTTGGGAAATGTGGCAGAACGGTGATTTTCTGGTACCTCGTATTAATGGGTTGCCATACAGTCACAAACCTCCGCTGTTTTTCTGGTGTATTCATTTTGTATGGCTTATTTTCGGAGTTGGAGAATGGTCTGCCAGGTTGGTCAGCCCTTTTTTTGGTTTGTGTTCCATTGCCATGACTGTAAGGCTGGCAAAATTCCTATGGCCTGGAAATAAAGACATTCATCTGGCTACACCGTTTATTTTAATGGGAACGTTTATCTGGAGTCTTTACAGTTCTCTCACGATGTTTGATACACTCTTGACGTTCTTATCATTACTTGCTCTGAATTGTCTGTTGCTGGCAGTGAACAGAAAAAGCATCTTTCCCTGGTTGGGTTTCAGTGTTGCCATAGGGCTCGGTATACTAGCCAAAGGACCTGTCATCCTGCTTTACGTATTGCCGGTCAGTTTCCTGGCACCTTTCTGGCACAGGGAAGAAAAATCGTTCTGGTTAAGGTGGTACGGCTGTATTTTTTTATCACTTACGGTGGGTATAGGTATTGCTCTCTGCTGGGTCATTCCAGCTGCAAGGGCAGGAGGGGAAGAATATCGCCAGGCAATACTGTTCAGTCAGACAGCTGGGCGCATAGTGAAATCTTTCGCCCATGCCAGACCTTTTTACTGGTATATCATTTTGTTACCCCTTCTTCTTTTTCCGTGGTTTCTCTGGTGGCCTGCCTGGAAAGGCTGGAGGAGTATATCCATTGATACTTCGACACGATTTTGTATCTGCGCGATCCTGCCTTCTTTTTTCCTTCTATCTTGTGTCAGTGGTAAGCAGATACATTATATCCTGCCTGTTTTACCTCTGGCGGCTCTTCTGCTGTCACGACATGCGGTAGCTGCAGCTCAACATTCATCATGGCATCGAATGCCAATTATTGTCTTTTTTCTGCTGCTTGCCTTAGCTTTCTTTATTGTCCCCGTCTACCTTTACATGGTGGAGACAGGGAAATGA
- a CDS encoding ornithine cyclodeaminase family protein, whose protein sequence is MSESSWSLLYLSQEDCVEAGGAEMSETLKATERSFFLHGKGDYVQPGKPVIRWGDASTEETIGRIMSMPSFLGGKEFGEELNLRGLLGPVDTSGIKFIPSRPDNPKKGLPRATAIIIILDPETFIPICVMDGAIVSAMRTGAASGVGAKYLANPDSKYFGLVGASVQGMTQAAAIKAAVPSLEMLKVFDINSDASKAFADKMSERLEMEIIPVETVREAFVEMDVISTATMAREPYVNKEWYKPGVFHAEISFWDTPPEALTVFDRVFVDDWYQVKHHGVDVSWRAVKEGFIPEERVIGELGEVVVGKKVGRESKSDRIFFNPIGLGIHDLSEAYRVYQNAMAKGVGTTLTYFERNSGWLDSLSL, encoded by the coding sequence ATGTCAGAATCAAGTTGGTCGTTGCTCTATCTAAGTCAGGAAGATTGTGTGGAAGCAGGTGGTGCTGAAATGTCTGAAACACTAAAAGCCACGGAACGTTCCTTTTTTCTCCACGGAAAAGGGGATTATGTCCAACCCGGCAAACCAGTAATACGTTGGGGAGATGCATCAACGGAAGAAACTATTGGCAGGATTATGTCAATGCCAAGTTTTCTTGGTGGAAAGGAATTCGGAGAGGAACTCAACCTGCGCGGGCTTCTAGGTCCGGTTGATACCTCAGGTATTAAATTTATTCCAAGTCGTCCTGATAATCCTAAAAAGGGGTTACCAAGGGCAACCGCAATTATAATCATCCTTGATCCTGAAACATTTATTCCGATCTGCGTAATGGACGGTGCTATTGTCAGCGCTATGCGTACTGGTGCCGCTAGTGGGGTTGGTGCCAAATATCTGGCAAACCCTGATTCAAAATATTTTGGCCTGGTTGGCGCAAGTGTACAGGGTATGACTCAGGCTGCAGCAATCAAAGCAGCAGTTCCATCTCTTGAAATGTTAAAGGTATTTGATATTAATTCGGACGCATCTAAAGCATTTGCTGATAAGATGTCTGAGCGACTGGAGATGGAGATTATTCCTGTTGAGACTGTACGTGAAGCCTTTGTAGAGATGGATGTAATCTCAACTGCGACCATGGCAAGGGAACCCTATGTGAATAAAGAGTGGTACAAACCCGGCGTTTTCCATGCCGAGATTTCATTCTGGGATACTCCGCCAGAAGCACTTACTGTATTTGACAGGGTCTTCGTCGATGATTGGTATCAGGTAAAACACCATGGAGTGGATGTATCCTGGCGGGCTGTTAAGGAGGGTTTCATTCCGGAGGAGCGAGTAATCGGAGAACTGGGTGAAGTTGTTGTCGGTAAGAAAGTTGGTCGAGAGAGCAAAAGCGACAGGATCTTTTTCAACCCTATTGGTCTGGGTATCCATGATCTTTCCGAAGCATACAGAGTGTACCAGAATGCAATGGCAAAAGGTGTGGGAACAACACTGACTTATTTTGAAAGGAACAGTGGATGGCTTGATTCGCTGTCTTTGTAA
- a CDS encoding MurR/RpiR family transcriptional regulator gives MTSKQLSLTKTIQEHYQGLTAKGKILADFIRSRPDKAVFMTTRQLAAEVGVSEATVVRFVRQLNFTSYSLLIDKLREHIDTELTLLDRSKLTQSVVHTDDELLQKMLSRNIEDIKSLSQSIDLNEIKKVRDHIKNAKSVHIIGSRLSYSLASHMSWTLGKLRPEVHLLKGSDTTCIDRLVFIDPDSVIVIIATTRYPNDLIKVGKLVRRQQLKMILLTESSTCPLSQISNHTLIASSTGIPYLGATISLLCLINYLVESLSAEMGEELQLHQQKLEQTFLENDLLFLQ, from the coding sequence ATGACCAGCAAGCAACTATCTCTGACAAAAACCATTCAGGAGCACTATCAAGGATTAACCGCAAAAGGGAAAATACTTGCTGATTTTATCAGGTCGCGTCCCGACAAAGCTGTTTTCATGACGACAAGGCAACTTGCGGCGGAAGTTGGCGTTAGTGAAGCGACAGTCGTTAGGTTCGTCCGTCAGCTAAACTTCACCAGCTATTCACTCTTAATCGATAAGTTGCGAGAACACATCGACACCGAGCTCACCCTTCTAGACCGTAGTAAACTTACCCAATCTGTTGTTCATACTGACGACGAATTGCTTCAAAAAATGCTTAGTCGAAATATTGAAGATATAAAATCTCTGAGCCAATCCATTGATTTGAATGAAATAAAAAAGGTCAGAGATCACATCAAGAATGCAAAGTCGGTGCATATTATTGGTTCAAGACTTTCCTATTCTCTTGCAAGTCATATGAGCTGGACTCTCGGAAAATTAAGACCGGAAGTTCATTTACTAAAAGGGAGTGATACAACTTGCATAGACAGACTTGTATTCATTGATCCTGACTCGGTGATCGTTATAATTGCCACCACCAGGTATCCAAATGATTTAATAAAAGTAGGTAAGTTGGTTAGACGACAACAGCTAAAAATGATACTACTCACAGAGAGTTCGACATGTCCATTATCACAAATAAGCAACCATACTCTAATTGCCTCGAGCACCGGCATCCCATACCTCGGCGCAACCATATCCCTTCTCTGCCTGATCAACTATTTGGTCGAGTCACTCTCTGCGGAAATGGGAGAAGAGCTGCAACTTCACCAGCAAAAGCTAGAGCAAACGTTTTTGGAAAATGATTTGTTATTTCTTCAGTAA
- a CDS encoding sodium:solute symporter family protein, whose amino-acid sequence MYQLTFIITFIIISLLTVRRGTKVKSAADFSIARGSLPFTRVSWIIIGTLVGGVSTIGTVQTAYTHGIAACIFTFGSGISCFLLGCLFAKALREEGVITVSEFLGKYFGEKFRHYSSILNSSGMFLHVVGQFLASIAILQSVFRFGPVVSILLTLILLGVFVISGGISGAGLIGQIKFFMLYMIMLVCAGLALYKGGGLNEIISRLPQDLDMLSFAAYGRKTAAIDMLSMLAGVLSTQIYLQAIFSAKNVKEARNGAFLSATVIPPIGVLGLIVGLYLRGSFPEIGEHAAQALPFFIYHSFPPVIAAFFSAGILLIVLGTGAGLTLGVTTNIYNDFLCTHKGLLQKNNPVRLLRITALAVLILATILVFTGLDTTILKWSYLSMGLRGSAVFAGLFVAVFFKKNHQSRFILLSLYLIPIIYIVLSLV is encoded by the coding sequence TTGTATCAATTAACATTTATTATCACCTTTATAATCATCTCCTTATTAACAGTCAGGAGAGGCACTAAAGTAAAGTCAGCAGCGGATTTTTCTATCGCCCGTGGTTCTCTGCCTTTTACAAGAGTCTCATGGATCATTATCGGCACTCTTGTCGGTGGTGTTTCGACCATCGGTACTGTCCAAACTGCTTATACTCACGGCATTGCCGCATGTATTTTCACATTCGGTAGTGGTATTTCCTGTTTCCTTCTTGGTTGTCTTTTTGCTAAAGCACTCAGAGAAGAAGGTGTCATAACAGTATCAGAATTTCTCGGGAAGTATTTCGGGGAAAAATTTCGACATTACAGTAGTATCCTCAACTCCAGCGGCATGTTTCTCCATGTGGTTGGTCAGTTTCTTGCGTCGATTGCTATTCTACAGTCGGTTTTCCGATTTGGCCCGGTAGTTTCAATACTGCTTACTCTGATCTTGCTTGGTGTTTTTGTTATTTCTGGAGGTATTTCTGGAGCTGGCTTAATCGGTCAGATCAAGTTTTTCATGCTCTACATGATTATGCTGGTTTGTGCAGGCCTTGCACTTTACAAGGGAGGCGGGTTAAATGAAATAATCAGTCGTCTGCCGCAAGATCTGGATATGTTGAGTTTCGCCGCTTACGGCAGGAAAACTGCTGCTATCGACATGTTATCAATGCTGGCAGGAGTTTTGTCAACGCAGATCTATCTCCAGGCAATTTTCTCAGCAAAAAACGTCAAAGAAGCAAGGAATGGAGCTTTTCTGAGCGCCACGGTCATACCACCCATAGGTGTACTTGGTTTAATCGTCGGACTCTATTTAAGAGGTAGCTTTCCAGAGATAGGAGAACATGCCGCTCAGGCTCTTCCTTTTTTTATTTATCATAGTTTTCCACCTGTGATCGCTGCTTTTTTTTCTGCGGGGATATTACTAATTGTCTTAGGTACCGGTGCCGGTCTTACACTTGGTGTAACAACCAATATATACAATGACTTCCTTTGTACTCACAAAGGTCTTCTGCAAAAAAACAACCCAGTCAGGTTACTCAGAATTACTGCCTTGGCCGTCCTTATTCTTGCAACTATCCTTGTTTTCACTGGCCTTGACACAACAATTCTTAAATGGAGCTATTTATCAATGGGCCTCAGGGGATCTGCAGTTTTTGCAGGTTTATTCGTAGCTGTATTTTTTAAAAAAAATCATCAGTCTCGGTTCATACTCTTATCTCTTTATTTAATTCCGATTATTTACATAGTGTTGAGTCTAGTCTAG
- a CDS encoding dihydropteroate synthase — translation MFQVIGERINTSRKKVQAAVVARDVKYIQEDVRSQQEAGAHFIDVNGGARIGHEQEDMQWLLETIAPVVTVPICLDSPDPTILEMAYTLVKEQPMVNSISLEKERFEVMMPFLKGKKCKIVALCMDDSGMPGSSTDILNRAEQLVTALVGIGMKLDDIYLDPLIQPISTDSGKGTMVLDAVRQIKKQFPEVHITGGLSNISYGLPERKIINRTFVTLMMAAGMDSAIIDPLDEKIMATIKTADMLNGKDIFCMNYLKGVRTGVIKS, via the coding sequence ATGTTTCAAGTGATCGGAGAGAGAATAAACACTTCAAGAAAAAAGGTTCAGGCTGCAGTAGTCGCTCGCGATGTCAAATATATCCAGGAAGATGTAAGGAGTCAGCAGGAGGCAGGTGCCCATTTTATAGACGTTAACGGTGGAGCACGAATAGGGCATGAGCAGGAGGATATGCAGTGGCTGTTGGAGACTATTGCTCCTGTTGTGACGGTACCAATCTGTCTGGACAGCCCTGATCCCACGATTCTTGAAATGGCTTATACCCTGGTAAAAGAGCAGCCGATGGTCAATTCTATCAGTTTAGAAAAAGAACGTTTTGAGGTAATGATGCCGTTCTTGAAGGGTAAGAAATGTAAGATTGTTGCCCTGTGCATGGATGATAGCGGAATGCCAGGTTCTTCGACTGATATCCTTAACAGAGCAGAACAACTTGTTACCGCACTGGTGGGTATAGGTATGAAACTGGATGATATATACTTAGATCCTCTTATACAACCTATCAGTACAGATTCCGGCAAAGGCACGATGGTACTGGACGCAGTCAGGCAGATCAAAAAGCAATTTCCGGAGGTGCATATCACAGGAGGACTATCCAATATATCCTACGGATTACCCGAGAGAAAAATCATAAATCGTACCTTTGTTACCCTTATGATGGCAGCAGGTATGGATTCAGCAATTATCGATCCCCTCGATGAAAAGATTATGGCAACGATTAAGACTGCAGACATGCTTAACGGTAAAGACATTTTCTGCATGAATTATTTAAAAGGAGTTCGAACAGGAGTGATCAAATCGTAA
- a CDS encoding trimethylamine methyltransferase family protein produces the protein MNLMGFQGGQYRPLSSEQVEVVHDASLRILETIGITFEKGLEDTARMLEDNGATVDWEKMNILFPKEMVTEQVAKSPEKVVLCGRDPKHDLNLSEDRVHLGTGGGTIKILDPETGEVRSTTLKDLYNVSRLVEQLDNVHFLVRPCIPTDIDKSDYDINMFYACLTGSSKHVMSGVNDEAGLHNVIELASLIAGGKEKLQERPFISVITSFAISPLKLCTQSTLIMQEAIRNNIPVALSSAPMAGSTSPLTMAGTLAQLHAEEMAGVTICQLTNPGAPLLYGGIPGLANLKTMGYSGGAVECGMMNAAIHQLSAHIKVPNYNSAGLSDSKVPDAQAGYEKAFTALLASMGGSNYIHHSAGMLESMLAIAHEQFVIDDEIIGNCCKVLKGIEVDVEHLALEVIESVGPGGNFMTSMHTMKHLRTEHYHGNGVTDNKSRDKWEKEGSLDARERARIIARDLIAAAKPSLIPDDINKVIREKFNILLDI, from the coding sequence ATGAATTTAATGGGTTTTCAGGGAGGGCAATATCGCCCGCTTTCTTCAGAGCAGGTTGAAGTAGTACATGACGCATCCCTAAGGATTCTTGAAACAATTGGTATCACTTTCGAAAAGGGTCTTGAAGATACAGCCCGAATGCTGGAAGACAATGGTGCTACTGTCGATTGGGAAAAGATGAATATTCTTTTCCCAAAAGAAATGGTTACCGAACAAGTAGCCAAATCGCCGGAGAAAGTGGTCCTTTGTGGCCGTGACCCGAAACATGATCTCAACCTGAGTGAAGATCGCGTTCATTTGGGGACTGGTGGTGGGACCATTAAAATTCTGGATCCTGAAACGGGTGAGGTAAGATCAACAACTCTGAAGGATCTCTATAATGTTTCTCGACTTGTTGAGCAGCTGGATAATGTCCACTTCCTTGTACGGCCATGTATTCCAACAGATATTGACAAGTCTGATTACGATATCAATATGTTTTATGCCTGTTTAACCGGATCATCAAAGCACGTCATGTCAGGTGTAAACGATGAAGCAGGTTTACACAATGTAATAGAGTTGGCTTCCTTAATTGCAGGAGGTAAGGAAAAGCTGCAGGAAAGACCATTTATCTCGGTGATTACATCTTTTGCCATTAGCCCACTTAAGCTGTGTACGCAATCGACTCTGATTATGCAGGAAGCTATTCGTAACAACATTCCGGTAGCTCTGTCCAGTGCACCAATGGCAGGCTCCACATCTCCTTTGACCATGGCTGGAACCCTTGCACAACTGCATGCTGAAGAAATGGCAGGGGTCACCATTTGTCAGTTGACAAACCCGGGAGCTCCACTCCTTTATGGTGGAATACCAGGTCTTGCCAATCTTAAAACAATGGGATACTCAGGTGGAGCGGTGGAGTGTGGGATGATGAACGCTGCTATCCATCAACTTTCAGCTCATATAAAAGTACCTAATTATAATTCAGCAGGTCTTTCTGACTCGAAAGTTCCAGATGCCCAAGCTGGTTATGAAAAAGCTTTTACCGCACTCTTAGCGTCCATGGGAGGGTCCAACTATATTCACCACAGCGCAGGAATGCTCGAATCAATGCTTGCCATTGCGCATGAACAGTTTGTGATTGATGACGAAATTATTGGTAACTGCTGCAAAGTATTAAAAGGCATCGAAGTAGATGTAGAGCATCTTGCATTGGAAGTTATTGAATCTGTGGGGCCTGGTGGCAATTTCATGACCTCTATGCACACGATGAAGCATTTGAGGACAGAGCATTATCACGGCAATGGAGTTACTGACAATAAGAGTAGAGATAAGTGGGAAAAAGAAGGCAGTCTAGATGCAAGGGAAAGGGCGCGTATTATCGCGAGAGATCTTATCGCAGCTGCGAAACCATCGTTAATTCCAGATGATATTAACAAAGTAATCCGAGAGAAATTTAATATTTTACTCGATATTTAA
- a CDS encoding DUF2279 domain-containing protein has protein sequence MNTQLFLITVVFLSFTCNSYADVVSTRITKNPLTHSSKVEQSLDNEKDWWMSQSKEKKMFYTNLTAAAAIGIWGLATWDYGSSGLHTSDEGWFEHDSKYGGADKLGHFWATYTFSDALTGLYKNWGYDSEKASAYAAFSAWTVQLFMELGDATSETQGFDWGI, from the coding sequence ATGAATACACAGTTATTTCTCATCACAGTGGTCTTTTTGAGCTTCACCTGCAACTCTTATGCAGATGTGGTTTCAACTCGGATCACCAAAAATCCTCTCACTCATTCCAGTAAGGTGGAACAATCCCTGGACAATGAAAAAGACTGGTGGATGAGCCAGTCAAAAGAAAAAAAAATGTTTTATACCAATTTAACCGCCGCCGCAGCAATCGGAATATGGGGTCTTGCAACATGGGACTACGGATCAAGTGGATTGCATACTTCAGATGAAGGTTGGTTTGAGCATGATTCCAAATATGGTGGTGCTGACAAGCTTGGCCATTTCTGGGCAACGTATACTTTCTCGGACGCACTTACCGGACTTTATAAAAACTGGGGATATGACTCAGAAAAAGCAAGTGCCTATGCAGCCTTTTCAGCCTGGACGGTGCAACTTTTTATGGAACTTGGTGATGCTACAAGTGAAACCCAGGGATTTGACTGGGGGATATGA
- a CDS encoding ATP-binding protein, translated as MKEKFITSNNMINTIKEIIFDLQEIKLETGVPRLLRIRPVTNKATVCIGVRRSGKSTFMFQIMQRLIERGVSRHNILYLNFFDDRLHNLQRGPLDAISEAYYSLYPEKKNSEKIYCFFDEIQILPGWESFVDRLIRTENCDIYITGSSAQMLSKEIATQMRGRALSWELFPFSFREFLNAKNVDHTLPFSSKKRLLIQKTFEEYWQTGGFPEVIGLDRFLRIKIHQEYFSTLLFRDLIERHDVSHPKAVTDLAHRLIDNIASLYSVNKLTGYLKSLGHKAPKSAVSEYLEWFEDAYFLFTVRIFDASLAKANVNPKKIYCIDHAMVTSTGSGILVNSGHLLENLVFVALRRISRNIFYYKTNSGREVDFIVQQQDNSRMLIQVCESMSNPKTYKREVKALKEAMYEQNLTTGTIVTFDQEEQIVIHSGKIEVMPAWRFLLNLPETM; from the coding sequence TTGAAAGAAAAATTTATAACCAGTAACAACATGATCAACACAATTAAAGAAATCATCTTTGATCTTCAGGAAATCAAACTCGAGACAGGCGTGCCACGTCTCCTAAGGATTAGACCCGTAACAAATAAAGCCACTGTCTGCATAGGTGTTCGTCGTAGCGGGAAATCGACATTCATGTTTCAAATCATGCAGAGACTGATCGAGAGGGGTGTCTCCCGACACAATATACTCTACTTGAATTTTTTCGACGACCGGTTGCATAATTTACAACGCGGCCCTCTGGATGCTATTTCGGAAGCATATTACTCCCTCTACCCGGAAAAGAAAAATTCTGAAAAAATATATTGTTTCTTTGACGAAATACAGATACTACCGGGCTGGGAATCCTTTGTTGACAGATTGATAAGAACAGAAAATTGTGATATATATATCACAGGCTCATCAGCACAAATGCTTTCCAAAGAGATCGCCACACAGATGCGGGGACGTGCGCTTTCATGGGAATTATTTCCCTTTTCTTTTCGGGAATTCCTCAATGCAAAAAATGTCGATCACACGTTACCTTTTTCAAGCAAAAAACGATTACTCATACAAAAAACATTTGAAGAATATTGGCAAACCGGGGGATTTCCTGAGGTCATAGGCTTAGATCGATTTCTTCGTATTAAAATTCATCAGGAATATTTTTCCACCCTGCTGTTTCGGGATCTTATAGAACGACACGATGTTTCCCATCCTAAAGCGGTAACAGACCTGGCACATCGATTAATAGATAACATCGCTTCATTATACTCTGTCAACAAACTTACCGGGTATTTGAAGTCACTTGGACATAAAGCACCAAAATCTGCGGTATCTGAATATCTAGAATGGTTCGAGGATGCGTATTTCCTCTTTACTGTTCGCATTTTCGATGCCTCACTGGCAAAAGCCAATGTCAATCCGAAAAAAATCTATTGTATTGATCATGCAATGGTGACTTCAACGGGATCCGGTATCCTAGTCAACTCCGGGCACCTGCTGGAAAACCTGGTGTTTGTCGCACTACGCCGAATCAGCCGGAATATCTTCTATTACAAAACAAACAGTGGCCGGGAAGTCGATTTCATTGTTCAGCAACAGGATAACTCCCGGATGTTAATCCAGGTATGTGAATCCATGTCCAATCCTAAAACGTATAAACGTGAAGTTAAGGCACTGAAAGAGGCCATGTACGAGCAAAACCTCACAACAGGTACCATTGTCACCTTTGACCAGGAAGAACAAATCGTTATACATTCCGGTAAAATTGAAGTTATGCCCGCATGGCGTTTCCTACTGAATCTGCCGGAAACAATGTAA
- the istB gene encoding IS21-like element helper ATPase IstB, producing MSSTDNRIILDASLKKLYLSTIRACYQEEADLARKESLSYESYLQELVVRECEERRHKRITRYLRESRLPLEKNLASFEMDRLPAKLSGFVNSLLEGSFLDRCENILAFGNPGSGKTHLLCAIAQELINKDRRVFFSPCSLLVQNLLVAKKELVLPRFLKKLAKYDAILIDDIGYVQQSREEMEVLFTLLAYCYERNSIMLTSNLPFSQWEKIFKDPMTTAAAIDRLVHHSVILELNLDSYRLEKAKQSLEEN from the coding sequence ATGAGTTCAACCGATAATCGAATTATCCTGGATGCGTCTCTTAAAAAGCTTTATCTGTCAACTATCCGAGCCTGTTACCAGGAGGAGGCGGATTTGGCGAGAAAGGAATCACTAAGCTATGAATCATACCTTCAGGAACTGGTTGTGCGGGAGTGTGAAGAAAGACGCCATAAACGCATTACCAGATATTTGCGAGAATCCAGACTGCCCCTGGAAAAAAACTTAGCTTCGTTTGAAATGGATCGGCTTCCGGCCAAACTGAGCGGCTTTGTCAATAGTTTGCTGGAAGGTTCTTTTCTTGACAGGTGTGAAAACATACTAGCTTTTGGAAACCCAGGTAGTGGAAAAACCCATCTGCTCTGTGCCATTGCCCAGGAACTGATTAACAAGGATAGGCGTGTTTTCTTTTCTCCGTGCAGTCTGCTGGTGCAAAATCTGCTGGTGGCCAAAAAGGAGCTTGTTCTTCCAAGATTTCTGAAAAAACTTGCCAAGTATGATGCCATACTGATCGACGATATCGGCTATGTCCAGCAAAGCCGAGAAGAAATGGAAGTGCTCTTTACCCTTCTTGCGTATTGTTATGAACGGAACAGTATCATGCTAACCAGCAATTTACCATTTTCACAGTGGGAGAAGATATTTAAAGATCCAATGACTACGGCTGCAGCGATAGACCGGCTTGTGCATCATAGCGTAATACTGGAACTTAATCTTGATAGCTACAGACTGGAAAAAGCAAAACAAAGCCTTGAGGAAAATTAA
- a CDS encoding ABC transporter permease, translating to MEEIIQYLGTNYPTIIRLTIEHLYLVSISVGVAILTGVPIGILITKNKKLADAVLYVASVIITIPSVALFGLMIPLLSLIDRGIGFWPAAIAIFLYSQLPIIRNTYTAINNIDPSLREAARGMGMSNWQRLARVEIPLAIPVIMAGVRMAVVMNIAVATIAVYIGAGGLGTIINEGITGTNTTKLIVGAVAVSLLAITADYLFLFLQKLLTPKGLSEATT from the coding sequence ATGGAAGAGATTATCCAATATCTGGGAACGAACTACCCGACAATTATACGGTTGACAATTGAACATCTGTATCTAGTGAGCATATCTGTTGGAGTTGCTATACTGACCGGTGTCCCCATTGGTATATTGATAACCAAAAACAAAAAACTTGCGGATGCAGTGCTCTATGTTGCTTCCGTAATAATCACCATTCCTTCAGTTGCTCTGTTTGGCCTAATGATTCCGCTATTGTCACTCATCGACCGTGGCATTGGTTTCTGGCCTGCCGCTATCGCTATCTTTTTGTATTCACAATTGCCGATCATACGTAATACCTACACAGCCATCAATAACATTGACCCATCTCTTCGAGAGGCCGCACGGGGAATGGGGATGAGTAATTGGCAGCGACTGGCCAGGGTTGAAATCCCGCTTGCCATCCCTGTTATCATGGCCGGAGTACGGATGGCAGTCGTGATGAACATAGCCGTGGCCACCATCGCAGTCTATATCGGAGCAGGGGGCTTGGGCACAATCATTAACGAAGGAATTACTGGCACCAATACCACCAAGCTGATTGTAGGGGCAGTTGCCGTTTCATTGTTAGCTATCACCGCTGACTACCTGTTCCTCTTTTTACAAAAACTCCTAACACCAAAAGGCCTGAGCGAGGCAACAACATGA